One stretch of Chloroflexota bacterium DNA includes these proteins:
- a CDS encoding redoxin domain-containing protein — protein sequence MQALQGALARFEAANAQVMSVSVDSIYSHGAYAEKLGGITFPMLSDFHPKGAVGQQYGTYNEQYGRHWRSVFLIDAQGVLRWKRIYQVGLPDIEELLGELNKMS from the coding sequence CTGCAAGCCCTTCAGGGCGCGCTCGCGCGCTTTGAAGCGGCCAACGCTCAGGTCATGAGCGTCAGCGTGGACAGCATTTACTCGCACGGCGCGTATGCCGAAAAACTCGGCGGCATCACCTTCCCGATGCTGAGCGACTTCCACCCGAAGGGCGCGGTCGGCCAGCAGTACGGGACGTACAATGAGCAATACGGCCGCCACTGGCGATCCGTGTTCCTGATCGACGCGCAGGGCGTCCTGCGCTGGAAGCGGATTTACCAGGTCGGCTTGCCAGATATCGAGGAACTGCTCGGCGAACTCAACAAAATGTCGTAG
- a CDS encoding MBL fold metallo-hydrolase: MLNVGYRSTHYYILSDGQPRLLVDAGWPGMVGRMQAECRRLGIQLSDVPYQLATHYHPDHAGHAEDLKRLGVQLIVLDTQVTSIPLLSNIVKPRDNYTPITPSGNIVIGEAESRAFLQGIGIAGEIISTPGHSDDSVTLILDEGIAFTGDLPPLAMAPDDADDPARRSWERIRAAGVTTIYPAHGPVWRM, encoded by the coding sequence ATCCTCAACGTCGGCTATCGCTCGACGCACTACTACATCCTGTCGGACGGGCAGCCGCGACTGCTGGTCGATGCCGGCTGGCCGGGCATGGTGGGGCGTATGCAGGCGGAGTGCCGGCGCTTGGGCATCCAACTGAGCGATGTGCCGTATCAACTGGCGACGCACTACCACCCGGACCACGCGGGGCACGCGGAAGACCTGAAGCGGCTCGGCGTGCAGTTGATCGTGCTCGACACGCAGGTGACGAGCATTCCGCTGCTGAGCAACATTGTGAAGCCGCGCGACAACTATACGCCGATCACGCCAAGCGGGAACATCGTGATCGGCGAGGCGGAGAGCCGCGCATTCCTGCAAGGGATCGGCATCGCGGGGGAGATCATCAGCACGCCGGGGCACTCCGACGACAGCGTGACGCTCATCCTCGACGAGGGGATCGCGTTCACTGGCGATCTGCCGCCGCTGGCGATGGCGCCGGACGACGCGGACGATCCGGCGCGGCGAAGCTGGGAGCGCATCCGCGCGGCGGGCGTGACGACGATCTACCCGGCGCATGGGCCGGTGTGGCGGATGTAG
- the aroH gene encoding chorismate mutase, with protein MMRGIRGATTVAADTVDDIAAATQELLREIVERNGVELADVAAATFSVTADVRAGFPAAAARAIGWERVPMDCYQQMHVASALPRCIRVLVFWNTERAQDEIRHVYLREAARLRPDLASDSR; from the coding sequence ATGATGCGCGGGATTCGTGGCGCGACGACTGTCGCCGCCGACACCGTTGACGACATCGCCGCTGCGACCCAGGAACTGCTGCGCGAGATCGTGGAGCGCAACGGGGTGGAGTTGGCCGACGTCGCCGCGGCGACGTTCAGCGTCACCGCCGACGTGCGCGCGGGGTTCCCGGCGGCAGCGGCGCGCGCCATCGGCTGGGAGCGGGTGCCGATGGACTGCTACCAGCAGATGCACGTGGCGAGCGCACTGCCGCGCTGCATCCGCGTGCTGGTGTTCTGGAACACGGAGCGGGCACAGGACGAGATCCGGCATGTGTATTTGCGCGAGGCGGCGCGGCTGCGGCCCGATCTGGCCAGCGATAGTCGTTGA
- a CDS encoding dihydrofolate reductase family protein, whose translation MRKIIVLEFITLDGVIQAGGGPEEDTSGGFAYGGWQVPYSDDVIGTVMNRQMNMPFDLLLGRKTFEIWASYWPRHADGWPSVNPATKYVASHTMTSHEWQPSVFLSGDIAEKVSKLKQQPGPDLHVYGSANLVQTLMKHDLVDAFWLKIYPLTLGAGKRLFADGTIPAAFKLTDSQVSPKGIIIVNYERAGAITTGSY comes from the coding sequence ATGAGAAAAATTATCGTACTCGAATTTATTACCCTTGATGGTGTCATACAAGCCGGAGGCGGGCCAGAGGAAGATACCAGTGGCGGCTTCGCCTATGGCGGGTGGCAGGTTCCATATTCTGACGATGTGATTGGAACTGTCATGAACAGGCAGATGAACATGCCGTTTGATCTGTTGTTAGGGCGCAAAACCTTTGAAATTTGGGCATCGTATTGGCCGCGCCATGCGGACGGTTGGCCGAGCGTCAATCCAGCGACCAAGTACGTCGCCTCGCATACCATGACGTCTCACGAATGGCAGCCCTCCGTGTTTTTAAGCGGAGACATTGCGGAAAAAGTCAGCAAACTCAAGCAACAGCCAGGGCCGGATTTGCACGTATACGGCAGTGCAAATCTGGTTCAGACGCTGATGAAGCATGATTTGGTCGATGCGTTCTGGCTCAAGATATATCCGCTGACATTGGGCGCTGGAAAACGGTTGTTTGCCGATGGCACCATCCCGGCGGCGTTCAAGCTGACGGATAGCCAGGTCTCGCCGAAGGGTATCATTATCGTGAATTACGAGCGTGCAGGCGCGATTACCACCGGAAGTTATTGA
- a CDS encoding LysE family transporter — MDIFLQGLLIGFGIAAPVGPIGLLCIRRTLSDGRVNGLLSGMGAATADAFYGTVAAFGLTFVSGFLTSQQTALRLVGGLFLCWLGWRTFVSAPAERAATAKGAGLLGAYTSTLFLTLTNPMTIASFTIIFAGMGIASAGGDYGRAALLVLGVFSGSAAWWLLLSFGVGLARDRFTPAAMQWVNRIAGATIALFGVAALLSVAGTFLG, encoded by the coding sequence ATGGACATCTTCTTGCAGGGTTTGTTGATCGGCTTCGGGATCGCGGCGCCGGTCGGGCCGATCGGCCTGCTGTGCATCCGGCGCACGCTGTCGGACGGGCGCGTGAACGGCCTGCTTTCGGGCATGGGCGCGGCGACGGCCGACGCGTTCTACGGCACGGTGGCCGCCTTCGGGCTGACGTTTGTCTCCGGCTTCCTGACCAGCCAGCAGACGGCGCTGCGGCTGGTCGGCGGGTTGTTCCTGTGCTGGCTCGGCTGGCGCACGTTTGTCAGTGCGCCGGCGGAGCGCGCAGCGACGGCGAAAGGCGCGGGGCTGCTGGGCGCGTACACATCCACGCTGTTCCTGACGCTGACCAACCCGATGACGATCGCGTCGTTCACGATCATCTTCGCGGGCATGGGCATCGCGAGCGCGGGCGGCGACTACGGGCGCGCCGCGCTGCTGGTGCTGGGCGTCTTCAGCGGCTCGGCGGCCTGGTGGCTGCTGCTGAGCTTCGGCGTCGGACTGGCGCGCGACCGCTTCACGCCGGCCGCGATGCAATGGGTCAACCGGATCGCCGGCGCGACCATTGCGCTGTTCGGCGTGGCGGCGCTCCTGAGCGTCGCTGGCACATTTCTCGGATAG
- the ruvB gene encoding Holliday junction branch migration DNA helicase RuvB produces the protein MNKERIMNPAKRDEEVASEPSLRPKNLTDYIGQERLKETLRIAIAAARARGEPLDHVLLYGPPGLGKTSMANVIAHEMNVSIKTTSGPAIERKGDLAAILTNLRQGDVLFIDEVHRLSREVEEVLYSAMEDFALDIIIGKGPSARSLRLSLPHFTLIGATTLLSRMTSPLRDRFGIIQRLEYYDEASMMEIVRQKARALNVPVDDDGMGALATRARGTPRVAIRLLKRARDYAQVRADGRITSAVAVDALQLLQVDVLGLDMVDRKVLDTIIRKYEGGPVGLETLAASISEETDTIMDVYEPYLLQLGFLERTNRGRVATRRAYEHLGIPYPEQPAQDRLL, from the coding sequence ATGAACAAAGAGCGGATCATGAACCCGGCCAAGCGCGACGAGGAAGTCGCGAGCGAGCCAAGCCTTCGGCCCAAAAATTTAACCGATTACATCGGGCAAGAGCGGCTCAAGGAGACGCTGCGTATCGCCATCGCGGCGGCGCGCGCGCGCGGCGAACCGCTTGACCACGTTCTGCTCTACGGGCCGCCCGGTCTCGGCAAGACGTCGATGGCGAACGTGATCGCCCACGAGATGAACGTCAGCATCAAGACGACATCGGGGCCTGCCATCGAGCGCAAGGGCGACCTTGCCGCGATTCTGACCAATCTGCGTCAGGGCGACGTGTTATTCATCGATGAGGTCCATCGTCTGAGCCGCGAAGTCGAAGAAGTGCTCTATTCGGCGATGGAAGACTTCGCGCTCGACATCATTATCGGCAAAGGGCCGTCGGCGCGCTCGCTGCGGCTGTCGCTGCCGCACTTCACGCTGATCGGCGCGACGACGCTGCTCTCGCGCATGACGTCGCCGCTGCGCGACCGCTTCGGTATTATTCAGCGGCTGGAATACTACGACGAGGCGAGCATGATGGAGATCGTGCGGCAGAAGGCGCGCGCGCTCAACGTGCCGGTGGACGATGACGGCATGGGGGCGCTGGCGACGCGGGCACGGGGCACGCCGCGCGTCGCGATCCGCCTGCTGAAGCGGGCGCGCGACTATGCGCAGGTGCGCGCCGATGGGCGCATCACCAGCGCGGTGGCGGTCGATGCGCTGCAACTGCTGCAGGTCGACGTCCTGGGGCTCGACATGGTCGACCGCAAGGTACTGGACACGATCATCCGCAAGTATGAAGGCGGCCCGGTCGGGCTTGAGACGCTGGCGGCCTCGATCAGCGAAGAGACCGACACGATTATGGACGTGTACGAGCCCTATCTGTTACAGCTCGGCTTCCTGGAGCGGACAAACCGGGGCCGCGTGGCGACCCGCCGGGCGTACGAGCATCTCGGCATCCCGTACCCGGAGCAGCCGGCCCAGGACCGCTTGCTTTAG
- a CDS encoding aminodeoxychorismate/anthranilate synthase component II has product MILMIDNYDSFTFNLVQYLGELGADLRVVRNDALSLDAIAQLAPSHIVISPGPGGPLDAGIACAAIERFHREIPIFGVCLGMQCMGHAFGGRVSRAPRQMHGKTSPIYHDGTGVFAGLPSPFEATRYHSLIVEEPLPAGLVATAHTAEGELMGLRHAQSPLFGVQFHPESILTQGGKQLLGNFLAA; this is encoded by the coding sequence ATGATTCTCATGATCGATAACTACGATTCGTTTACTTTCAACCTTGTCCAGTATCTCGGCGAGCTGGGCGCCGACCTGCGCGTCGTGCGCAACGACGCGCTCTCGCTCGACGCGATCGCGCAGCTCGCGCCGAGCCACATCGTCATCTCGCCGGGGCCCGGCGGCCCGCTCGACGCCGGCATCGCCTGCGCCGCCATCGAGCGGTTCCACCGCGAGATTCCGATCTTCGGCGTCTGTCTCGGCATGCAGTGCATGGGGCACGCCTTCGGCGGGCGCGTCAGCCGCGCGCCGCGCCAGATGCACGGCAAAACGTCGCCGATCTACCACGATGGCACTGGCGTATTCGCCGGCCTGCCGTCGCCGTTCGAAGCGACGCGCTATCACTCGCTGATCGTGGAAGAGCCGTTGCCCGCCGGTCTCGTAGCCACCGCGCACACCGCCGAGGGCGAGCTGATGGGGCTGCGGCACGCACAGTCCCCGCTGTTTGGCGTCCAGTTCCACCCGGAATCGATCCTCACGCAGGGTGGCAAGCAGTTGCTCGGCAACTTTCTCGCCGCATAA
- a CDS encoding redoxin domain-containing protein encodes MSQPTGGPEVGQKAPDFTLPYSRTESATIADFAGKKKKVALCFYVLDFTGG; translated from the coding sequence ATGTCACAACCCACGGGCGGGCCGGAGGTCGGCCAGAAAGCGCCCGACTTCACCCTGCCGTACTCGCGCACCGAATCGGCCACCATCGCCGATTTCGCGGGCAAGAAGAAAAAGGTCGCGCTCTGCTTCTACGTCCTCGATTTCACCGGGGGCTGA
- the trpE gene encoding anthranilate synthase component I, protein MIRPTLDEMTALAAQGNLIPVWRELPADLDTPVSIYLKLAGGPGEHRAAFLLESVEGGEQVARYSFIGVAPSRLITIRGDTLTVQNGRAETLSAASGNPLDALRDLMRAYRAVPVAGLPRFTGGLVGYLAYDIVRRFERIPATAQDELGLPDGMLALADTLVAFDHVKHRLLVIAHAHVEGDVAAAYADAVTRVDQLAGRLRAPLSAPAPRAARTVAPAPLRSNMSPAQYGEIVLAAKEHIAAGDAFQIVLSQRFERETDAAPFGIYRALRRLNPSPYMFFLDFGDTQLVGASPEMMVRLEDGRAEVRPIAGTRRRGATDAEDEALAQGMLADPKERAEHVMLVDLGRNDLGRVAQYGSVHVAELMGVEKFSHVMHIVSRVRAALRPEFDAFDLFRATFPAGTLSGAPKIRAMQIIEDLEGTKRGAYGGAVGYFDYAGNMDTCITIRTIVMRGRKAYIQAGAGIVADSDPAAEYQECVNKAKALAEAIRLAEEAT, encoded by the coding sequence ATGATCCGACCGACTCTGGACGAAATGACCGCGCTGGCCGCGCAGGGCAACCTGATCCCGGTCTGGCGCGAACTGCCCGCCGACCTCGACACCCCCGTGTCGATCTACCTGAAGCTGGCCGGCGGCCCCGGCGAACACCGCGCCGCATTCCTGCTCGAAAGCGTCGAAGGCGGCGAACAGGTTGCCCGCTACTCGTTCATCGGCGTCGCGCCGTCGCGCCTGATCACAATCCGCGGCGACACGCTGACTGTGCAGAACGGCCGCGCCGAGACGCTCTCCGCCGCCAGCGGCAACCCGCTCGACGCGCTGCGCGACCTGATGCGCGCCTACCGCGCGGTGCCGGTCGCCGGCCTGCCGCGCTTCACCGGTGGGCTTGTCGGCTACCTCGCGTATGACATCGTGCGACGTTTCGAGCGCATCCCGGCCACGGCGCAGGACGAGCTCGGTCTGCCCGACGGCATGCTGGCGCTGGCCGATACGCTCGTCGCGTTTGACCACGTCAAGCATCGCCTGCTCGTCATCGCGCACGCGCACGTCGAAGGCGACGTGGCCGCCGCCTATGCCGACGCCGTCACGCGCGTCGACCAGTTGGCCGGGCGCTTGCGAGCGCCGTTATCCGCACCCGCGCCGCGCGCCGCGCGTACCGTGGCGCCCGCCCCGCTGCGCTCGAACATGTCACCGGCGCAGTACGGCGAGATCGTGCTGGCCGCCAAGGAGCACATCGCGGCCGGCGATGCCTTCCAGATCGTGCTCTCGCAGCGCTTCGAGCGCGAAACCGACGCCGCGCCGTTCGGCATCTACCGCGCCCTACGGCGGCTGAACCCGTCGCCGTATATGTTCTTCCTCGATTTTGGCGACACGCAGTTGGTCGGCGCGTCGCCGGAGATGATGGTGCGGCTGGAAGACGGGCGGGCCGAGGTGCGGCCGATCGCCGGCACGCGGCGGCGCGGCGCGACCGACGCCGAGGATGAGGCGCTGGCGCAGGGCATGCTGGCCGACCCTAAGGAGCGCGCCGAGCACGTCATGCTCGTGGACCTCGGTCGCAACGACCTGGGGCGGGTCGCGCAGTACGGCTCCGTGCACGTCGCCGAATTGATGGGCGTCGAAAAGTTCTCGCACGTCATGCACATCGTCTCGCGGGTGCGCGCCGCGCTGCGCCCGGAGTTCGACGCCTTCGACCTGTTCCGCGCCACCTTCCCGGCCGGCACGCTCAGCGGCGCGCCGAAGATCCGCGCCATGCAGATCATCGAAGACCTGGAGGGTACCAAGCGGGGCGCATACGGCGGCGCGGTCGGCTACTTCGACTACGCCGGCAACATGGATACCTGCATTACCATCCGCACCATCGTTATGCGCGGCCGCAAGGCGTATATCCAGGCCGGTGCGGGTATCGTGGCCGACTCCGACCCGGCCGCCGAGTACCAGGAGTGCGTCAACAAGGCCAAAGCACTGGCTGAGGCGATCCGGCTGGCCGAGGAAGCCACCTAA
- a CDS encoding ABC transporter ATP-binding protein produces the protein MTPGQPAGPVLEARGAEKSYRMGEVLVSALGGVDFAVAKGEFVAIMGPSGSGKSTLLHLLGGLDRPSGGQITLGGETISDLDDRAVTLARRRHIGFIFQFFNLLPTLTAEENIALPLLIDGRRASDHQQRIDELLALVGLTDRRHHKPDQLSGGQQQRVAIARAFVTNPSIVLADEPTGNLDSKSGDEILQLLRRSCDELSHTIVMVTHDAKAASYADRVVFLKDGQVAGELRVERRRDAAPILERLRLLES, from the coding sequence ATGACGCCGGGACAGCCGGCCGGGCCGGTGCTCGAAGCGCGCGGCGCCGAGAAGTCGTACCGCATGGGCGAGGTGCTCGTCAGCGCGCTCGGCGGCGTCGACTTTGCCGTTGCGAAGGGCGAGTTCGTCGCGATCATGGGGCCGTCCGGCTCCGGCAAGTCTACCCTCCTGCACCTGCTCGGCGGGCTCGATCGCCCGAGCGGCGGGCAGATCACGCTCGGCGGCGAGACGATCTCCGACCTGGACGACCGCGCCGTGACCCTGGCGCGCCGCCGCCACATCGGCTTCATCTTCCAGTTCTTCAACCTCCTGCCGACGCTGACCGCCGAAGAGAACATCGCCCTGCCGCTGCTGATCGATGGCCGGCGCGCCAGCGACCACCAGCAGCGCATCGACGAGTTGTTGGCGCTGGTCGGCCTGACCGACCGCCGCCATCACAAGCCCGATCAGCTTTCGGGCGGGCAGCAGCAGCGCGTCGCTATTGCGCGCGCCTTCGTCACCAACCCGTCGATCGTGCTGGCCGACGAGCCGACCGGCAACCTCGACTCCAAGAGCGGCGACGAGATTCTGCAACTGTTGCGTCGCTCCTGCGACGAGCTATCGCACACGATCGTCATGGTGACGCACGACGCCAAGGCCGCGTCGTACGCCGACCGAGTCGTGTTCCTCAAGGACGGGCAGGTCGCGGGCGAGTTGCGCGTCGAGCGCCGGCGCGATGCCGCGCCGATCCTGGAACGCCTGCGCCTGCTGGAATCGTAG
- a CDS encoding DUF1992 domain-containing protein, whose protein sequence is MQNTRKKPGDTWENHVEMQIREAMERGDFDNLKGKGKPLDLTSRAADPALEMANKIVRDAGFAPAWLELEHEIDIEQKKAEDALMRTWRWCEAARGDAIEDPLWLAAEWRTARDAFEKQLRQINDRILSLNLQLPEPLLHRQRPRLRLDTEFERLGIAER, encoded by the coding sequence ATGCAGAACACCCGCAAGAAGCCGGGCGACACGTGGGAAAACCACGTCGAAATGCAGATTCGCGAGGCGATGGAGCGCGGCGACTTCGATAACCTGAAGGGCAAGGGCAAGCCGCTCGACCTCACCTCGCGCGCCGCCGACCCGGCGCTGGAAATGGCTAACAAGATCGTGCGCGATGCCGGCTTCGCGCCGGCCTGGCTTGAACTGGAGCATGAAATCGATATCGAGCAGAAGAAGGCCGAGGACGCACTGATGCGCACGTGGCGCTGGTGCGAAGCCGCGCGCGGCGACGCCATCGAAGACCCGCTCTGGCTGGCCGCCGAGTGGCGCACGGCGCGCGACGCGTTCGAGAAACAGCTCCGGCAGATCAACGACAGGATTCTCAGCCTGAACCTGCAACTGCCCGAGCCGCTCCTGCACCGCCAGCGGCCGCGCCTGCGGCTGGACACCGAGTTCGAGCGACTGGGGATCGCCGAGCGATGA
- a CDS encoding DUF488 family protein — MPIRIVRLGTSRTPDEGLRIGTVRRPPRGVPRTEFARRDFYDVWLPILSPSPTLMKAGQAASAAAAWAAFKRKFRAEMNGTEPSKILDLLAALSHQTNFAIGCYCADEAHCHRSVLRELLTERGARLL; from the coding sequence ATGCCTATTCGCATTGTCCGGCTCGGAACATCGAGGACGCCCGACGAGGGATTGCGCATCGGGACTGTACGGCGGCCGCCGCGCGGCGTGCCGAGAACCGAATTCGCCCGGCGCGACTTCTACGATGTCTGGCTGCCCATCCTGTCGCCAAGCCCCACGCTGATGAAAGCAGGGCAAGCAGCGTCCGCTGCGGCGGCATGGGCGGCGTTCAAGCGCAAGTTCCGCGCCGAGATGAACGGCACGGAGCCGAGCAAGATTCTCGATCTGCTCGCCGCGCTGTCGCACCAGACGAACTTCGCGATCGGGTGCTACTGCGCCGACGAAGCGCACTGCCACCGCTCGGTGCTGCGCGAATTACTGACGGAGCGCGGGGCGCGCTTGTTGTAA
- a CDS encoding GAF domain-containing protein, protein MSSETLIHRAQAELIAVYKGLADLMALAHKLPDPAVATQTNTVLAQMKTAMDKLQTRINDQDKEHQQVRGLFNIGRAINSTLEIESLLNLVIEMITSVTGAERAFLMLSDSETGQLSLKIARGIDKVAQANEDFQISRSIADRVAKEHVPVLTTNAQEDTRFKASQSIISFSLRSILCVPLRVKDKTIGVIYADNRVKSGIFSTRDRDLLAAFADQAAVAIENARLFAETNQRLRELSTLLSVGQVITRSLDQELVLKTICEQGLAAIANANKIVIHLLDASGEVLEARAIASKTITTVRLGNLRRDQGLSGAAMKDRHVISVRDTQTDPRFINSQSTIRSLVVAPLIVGDRVLGTVTADAPDPGMFDESTERLLAALADQAAIAIENARLFGELRRNIAEVSALKSFQDNIFASIASGVITVDMQDRITTFNRAAELILNTHSADVLNRPLVDALEFIGRDDLSHLIDEVKQTSVPVIGHESRRQVPHRGSVSLSMSLTTLRDATAQTDLGVAIVVDDLTEKRKLQAREEMFGRYLAPSVIKRLPDDPSELKLGGHRETISVLFADVRGYSTFSEGLTPETLVDVLNQYLSLGAQAILGEEGTLDKFMGDAIMAFWNAPEAQHDHALRAVRAAWHMRESVVQHQQEVGPSAQLQFGLGLNVGDAVVGNIGAERALNYTAIGDSVNLAKRLQEGAAGNQIVLSDAIYQMVQEHVEVAALEAVHVKGRAALEKRWELMGLKAPQPIDVPGLPH, encoded by the coding sequence ATGTCCAGCGAGACCTTAATTCATCGGGCACAAGCCGAACTGATCGCCGTCTACAAGGGATTGGCCGACCTCATGGCGCTGGCGCACAAGTTGCCGGATCCGGCGGTCGCCACGCAGACGAACACCGTCCTTGCGCAGATGAAGACCGCGATGGACAAGCTGCAGACGCGCATCAACGACCAGGACAAGGAACACCAGCAGGTGCGCGGCCTGTTCAATATCGGCCGCGCCATCAACTCCACGCTGGAGATTGAGTCGCTGCTGAACCTCGTGATCGAGATGATCACCTCGGTCACCGGCGCCGAGCGCGCCTTTCTCATGCTGTCGGATTCCGAAACGGGGCAGCTCTCGCTCAAGATCGCGCGCGGCATCGACAAAGTGGCCCAGGCCAACGAGGACTTCCAGATCAGCCGCAGCATCGCTGACCGTGTGGCGAAAGAGCACGTGCCGGTGCTGACCACCAACGCGCAGGAAGACACGCGCTTCAAGGCCAGCCAGAGCATCATCAGCTTCAGCCTGCGCTCGATCCTGTGCGTGCCGCTGCGCGTCAAGGACAAGACGATCGGCGTCATCTACGCCGACAACCGCGTCAAGTCCGGCATTTTCAGCACGCGCGACCGCGACCTGCTCGCGGCGTTCGCCGACCAGGCGGCCGTCGCCATCGAAAACGCGCGGCTGTTCGCCGAGACGAACCAGCGCCTGCGCGAACTATCGACGCTGCTGTCCGTCGGGCAGGTCATCACCCGCTCACTCGACCAGGAACTCGTGCTCAAGACGATCTGCGAACAGGGCCTGGCCGCGATCGCCAACGCCAACAAGATCGTCATTCACCTGCTCGATGCCAGCGGCGAGGTGCTGGAAGCACGCGCCATTGCATCAAAGACGATCACGACCGTGCGGTTGGGCAACTTGCGACGCGACCAGGGGCTATCCGGCGCGGCCATGAAAGACCGGCACGTCATCAGCGTGCGCGATACGCAGACCGATCCGCGCTTCATCAACAGCCAGAGCACCATCCGGTCGCTGGTCGTGGCGCCGCTGATCGTGGGTGACCGCGTGCTGGGCACCGTCACCGCCGACGCGCCCGATCCGGGCATGTTCGACGAAAGCACCGAGCGCCTGCTGGCAGCGCTGGCCGATCAGGCGGCGATTGCCATCGAGAATGCGCGGCTGTTCGGCGAACTGCGCCGCAACATCGCCGAAGTCTCCGCGCTGAAGAGCTTCCAGGACAATATCTTCGCCTCCATCGCGAGCGGCGTCATCACCGTGGACATGCAGGACCGCATCACCACGTTCAACCGCGCCGCCGAGCTGATTCTCAACACGCACAGCGCTGATGTGCTCAACCGGCCGCTCGTCGACGCGCTCGAGTTTATCGGCCGCGACGACCTGTCGCACTTGATCGACGAGGTGAAGCAGACAAGCGTGCCGGTCATCGGCCACGAGTCGCGCCGGCAGGTGCCGCACCGCGGTTCCGTGTCGCTCAGCATGTCGCTGACCACGCTGCGCGACGCCACCGCCCAGACCGATCTCGGCGTGGCGATCGTGGTGGACGATCTGACCGAAAAGCGGAAATTGCAGGCGCGCGAGGAAATGTTCGGCCGCTACCTCGCCCCGTCCGTGATCAAGCGCCTGCCCGACGACCCGAGCGAGCTCAAGCTGGGCGGGCACCGCGAGACGATCTCCGTGCTGTTCGCCGACGTGCGCGGCTACTCGACGTTCAGCGAGGGGCTGACGCCGGAGACGCTGGTGGACGTGCTGAACCAGTACCTCTCGCTCGGCGCGCAGGCGATCCTGGGCGAGGAAGGCACGCTCGACAAGTTCATGGGCGACGCGATCATGGCCTTCTGGAACGCGCCCGAGGCGCAGCACGATCACGCGCTGCGCGCGGTGCGGGCGGCCTGGCACATGCGCGAATCGGTGGTGCAGCACCAGCAGGAGGTCGGACCGAGCGCGCAACTGCAGTTCGGGCTGGGGCTCAACGTCGGCGACGCGGTCGTCGGCAACATCGGCGCGGAGCGCGCGCTGAACTACACGGCGATCGGCGACTCGGTGAACCTGGCGAAGCGGCTGCAGGAAGGCGCGGCGGGCAACCAGATTGTGTTGAGCGACGCGATCTACCAGATGGTGCAGGAGCACGTCGAGGTGGCGGCGCTCGAAGCGGTGCACGTGAAGGGGCGCGCGGCGCTGGAGAAGCGCTGGGAGCTGATGGGGCTGAAAGCGCCGCAGCCGATCGACGTTCCAGGACTGCCGCATTAA